A window from Planococcus maritimus encodes these proteins:
- a CDS encoding efflux RND transporter periplasmic adaptor subunit yields MNRFFFIGLSIAVVAFLTSNFLLLFGEKSIISKELYVSEYEQAYTHTYTETLPKEALTAPQDTMEIYVQDHEALEQWLVKEGDAVTAGTELARLNESESEDQRAIWQSEQSALQAERSEVQSTLQELTQARSSQDSSVNENSNTSSSYPGLGEDMEQELRMDVNVSVGVEVPEDGAYASGIAQAQQRLAAIDSELAVVEAQLAQSQENPALISPVDGTVASINRDSAPLSIEIYNTEREFVTYLLEDEWHEVEQADRVFIQAPGIEGAIAGTVRSVSEIPAEESQWFEAYRDLGRIEQNNPIAFYEVRIAPEAPLQDTVPYGSNVNAEITLNEAQDAIALRDGWVYDDDDTQGTTYTLNIDGRPNTVPVEIAFAQHGRVVLTSGMQAGEIAINEEQLHDYPGRPKLFMPFPSLAPDFTYAKNTEWRAYVEYLLAR; encoded by the coding sequence ATGAACCGCTTTTTCTTTATCGGCTTGTCCATTGCCGTCGTCGCGTTTTTGACCTCGAACTTTTTATTGCTGTTCGGTGAAAAAAGCATCATTTCAAAAGAATTGTATGTCAGTGAATACGAGCAAGCATATACCCACACGTATACGGAAACTTTGCCGAAAGAAGCATTGACGGCACCGCAGGATACGATGGAAATTTACGTGCAAGACCATGAAGCGCTTGAGCAATGGCTCGTCAAAGAAGGCGACGCCGTGACAGCAGGTACTGAACTTGCTCGTTTGAACGAAAGCGAGTCGGAAGATCAGCGTGCCATTTGGCAGTCGGAGCAAAGCGCGCTGCAAGCAGAACGCAGTGAGGTCCAGTCGACTTTGCAGGAATTGACGCAAGCGCGGTCGTCTCAAGACAGCAGCGTGAACGAGAATTCCAACACGAGCTCGAGCTATCCAGGGCTTGGTGAAGACATGGAGCAAGAGCTGCGTATGGATGTCAATGTCTCAGTCGGCGTGGAAGTACCGGAAGACGGCGCGTATGCATCTGGCATCGCTCAGGCTCAGCAACGCTTAGCGGCGATTGATTCCGAGCTTGCGGTTGTCGAAGCGCAACTCGCTCAAAGCCAAGAGAACCCGGCGCTTATTAGCCCGGTCGATGGCACGGTCGCTAGCATCAATCGCGATTCTGCACCGCTCAGCATTGAAATTTACAATACGGAACGAGAATTTGTCACGTACCTGCTCGAAGATGAATGGCACGAAGTCGAACAGGCAGACCGCGTATTTATCCAGGCGCCAGGCATCGAAGGCGCGATTGCTGGAACGGTCCGCAGCGTTTCTGAAATTCCTGCGGAAGAATCGCAATGGTTCGAAGCGTATCGGGATCTCGGGCGCATCGAGCAAAACAACCCTATCGCCTTTTACGAAGTTCGTATCGCGCCTGAAGCACCGTTGCAAGACACCGTGCCTTATGGCAGCAACGTCAACGCTGAAATTACGTTGAATGAAGCACAAGATGCGATTGCCTTGCGTGATGGCTGGGTTTACGATGACGACGACACCCAAGGAACTACCTATACCTTGAATATCGATGGCCGCCCAAATACAGTGCCGGTCGAAATTGCCTTCGCGCAGCATGGCCGCGTCGTTCTCACGAGTGGCATGCAAGCTGGAGAGATTGCGATTAACGAAGAACAACTACATGATTATCCGGGACGGCCGAAGCTCTTCATGCCATTCCCGAGTCTTGCGCCAGACTTCACTTACGCAAAAAATACCGAATGGCGCGCTTATGTTGAATATTTATTGGCACGCTAA
- a CDS encoding ABC transporter permease has translation MGKYILKRFLMMLVTIFIIATLTFFLMHAVPGSPLESDRNTNETVQANLERFYKLDQPLHIQYLSYMQSIVTFDFGPSIKDPNRTVNELLARGFPISFELGMITILVAVVSGIILGTMAALRHNKMIDYAAMAFAVIGISIPNFVLATVLIQQLAVNWNIFPPATWTSPMHMVLPVLALATGPMAIIARLTRSSMLEVLTQDYIKMARAKGIKPMRIVWRHALRNALMPVVTIMGTLLAGILTGTFVIEKIFAIPGMGKYFVDSINNRDYPVIMGTTVFYSAFLIFMLFLVDIVYGILDPRIKLHKKEGDV, from the coding sequence ATGGGCAAATACATACTCAAACGATTTTTAATGATGCTCGTGACGATTTTCATCATTGCGACATTGACGTTTTTCCTGATGCATGCCGTTCCCGGGTCGCCGCTTGAAAGTGACCGCAACACGAACGAAACGGTACAGGCGAACCTGGAGCGTTTCTATAAGCTCGATCAGCCTCTACATATTCAATACTTGAGTTATATGCAATCGATCGTCACATTCGATTTCGGGCCGTCGATCAAAGACCCGAACCGAACGGTCAATGAACTACTGGCCAGGGGCTTCCCGATTTCCTTCGAACTTGGAATGATCACCATTCTTGTTGCGGTCGTCTCCGGAATTATTCTCGGGACAATGGCTGCGCTGCGGCATAACAAAATGATCGATTACGCGGCCATGGCTTTTGCCGTCATTGGGATCTCGATTCCGAACTTTGTCCTCGCAACGGTGTTGATCCAGCAACTCGCAGTTAACTGGAATATCTTCCCTCCCGCAACCTGGACCAGCCCGATGCATATGGTGCTACCGGTACTGGCGCTTGCGACCGGGCCAATGGCGATCATTGCCCGGCTGACACGTTCGAGTATGCTTGAAGTGCTGACGCAGGATTACATCAAAATGGCCCGCGCCAAGGGCATTAAACCGATGCGTATCGTGTGGCGTCATGCACTGCGCAATGCCTTGATGCCAGTCGTGACGATCATGGGCACCTTGCTTGCCGGCATTTTGACCGGAACCTTTGTCATCGAGAAAATTTTCGCGATTCCGGGGATGGGCAAATACTTTGTCGATTCAATCAATAACCGCGATTATCCGGTCATCATGGGCACAACGGTATTCTACAGTGCGTTCTTGATTTTTATGCTGTTTCTCGTCGATATCGTCTACGGCATTTTGGATCCGCGCATCAAGCTGCACAAGAAAGAAGGTGATGTGTGA
- a CDS encoding ABC transporter ATP-binding protein: protein MTNETLLSVQELKRHFDLGKDTTLKAVDGISFDIKRGETFGLVGESGCGKSTAGRTIMGLYSSTDGKVEYNGVDIHKMSDKDRFDYLRNMQMIFQDPYASLNPRSTVFEIIAEPMQVHGLYKNKKELQARVYQLLEDVGLNRDHANRYPHEFSGGQRQRIGIARALSLDPDFIIADEPISALDVSVQAQVVMLLQKLQKEKGLTYLFIAHDLSMVKYISDRIGVMYLGHMVELTTADQLYDKPLHPYTEALLSAIPIPDPDIEEARERVILEGELPSPIDPPSGCVFRTRCPHAMSICAEKKPAWQEKEPGHYVACHLYE from the coding sequence ATGACGAACGAAACTTTACTGTCCGTACAGGAACTCAAGCGCCATTTCGACCTCGGCAAAGACACGACCTTAAAAGCAGTCGACGGCATTTCTTTTGATATCAAGCGCGGCGAAACGTTCGGGCTCGTAGGAGAATCAGGTTGCGGCAAATCGACGGCCGGCCGGACCATTATGGGCTTGTACAGCTCGACAGACGGCAAAGTCGAATACAACGGCGTCGATATCCACAAGATGTCTGATAAGGACCGCTTCGATTACTTGCGCAATATGCAAATGATTTTCCAGGATCCATACGCATCTCTTAATCCGCGTTCAACCGTTTTCGAGATTATTGCTGAACCGATGCAAGTACATGGCTTGTATAAGAACAAAAAAGAGTTGCAGGCGCGCGTCTATCAATTGCTCGAAGACGTTGGGTTGAACCGTGATCATGCCAATCGCTATCCACATGAATTCTCCGGTGGGCAAAGACAGCGCATCGGCATCGCCCGGGCTTTATCGCTCGACCCGGATTTCATTATCGCCGACGAACCGATCTCGGCACTCGATGTGTCGGTCCAAGCGCAAGTCGTCATGCTCCTGCAAAAGCTGCAAAAGGAAAAAGGACTGACGTATTTATTCATTGCGCATGACCTCAGCATGGTCAAATACATATCCGATCGCATCGGCGTCATGTACTTGGGGCATATGGTCGAACTGACGACGGCCGACCAGTTGTATGACAAACCTTTGCATCCGTATACGGAAGCTTTGCTGTCAGCGATCCCGATTCCAGATCCAGATATCGAAGAAGCCCGCGAACGCGTGATTTTAGAAGGGGAACTTCCGAGCCCCATCGATCCGCCGAGCGGCTGTGTCTTCCGGACGCGCTGTCCGCATGCCATGAGCATTTGTGCAGAGAAAAAGCCGGCATGGCAGGAAAAAGAGCCCGGCCATTACGTCGCTTGTCATTTGTATGAGTAA
- a CDS encoding C40 family peptidase, giving the protein MPQTQSTEWVCRVPVTSVWTHPDKVREVDAYAIADMPNINKWREAMNQQQTKDLTLGNRLQTQLLYREPVLIEEIDGAWAKIIAPWQPSHKDERGYPGWVPLAHLKETDSLSGRSYARVTADKAQLWTLDRLPLMSIPFNSLLPVYDANETHVQVSTPDGDAHIEAQHIQLVPSPEQIPLGSGSSIASMAERFLGLQYFWGGMSSFGYDCSGLAHHMLKANGLYISRDAGDQSTEGVEVDRFDADAWQVGDLLFFAYEEGQGKLHHVGIYYGQGMMIHSPTSGKAIEIIRLEGTVYDKELCAVRRFTQEETT; this is encoded by the coding sequence ATGCCACAAACACAATCGACGGAATGGGTCTGCCGCGTCCCCGTGACAAGCGTCTGGACTCATCCCGATAAAGTTAGGGAAGTGGATGCATACGCTATTGCAGATATGCCGAACATCAATAAATGGCGTGAAGCGATGAACCAACAGCAAACGAAAGACCTCACTTTGGGCAATCGCCTTCAAACGCAGCTGCTATACCGAGAGCCTGTGTTAATAGAAGAAATTGACGGGGCATGGGCAAAGATCATCGCGCCTTGGCAGCCAAGCCATAAAGATGAGCGCGGCTATCCAGGGTGGGTGCCTCTAGCACATCTAAAGGAAACCGATTCACTCTCAGGGCGAAGCTATGCGCGCGTGACCGCTGATAAAGCGCAGTTATGGACGCTGGACCGCCTACCGCTTATGTCGATTCCGTTCAATAGCTTGTTGCCGGTCTACGATGCAAATGAAACCCATGTCCAAGTCTCCACGCCAGATGGCGATGCCCATATTGAAGCGCAGCACATCCAACTCGTTCCATCGCCCGAACAAATTCCATTGGGGAGTGGCTCGTCGATCGCCAGTATGGCAGAGCGGTTTTTGGGCTTGCAGTATTTCTGGGGCGGCATGTCGAGCTTCGGCTATGACTGCTCCGGCCTCGCCCATCATATGCTAAAAGCAAACGGTTTATACATATCACGCGATGCGGGAGATCAGTCGACAGAAGGAGTGGAAGTGGACCGATTTGATGCCGATGCTTGGCAAGTAGGCGATTTATTATTCTTCGCCTACGAAGAAGGACAAGGAAAACTTCATCATGTCGGCATTTACTACGGGCAAGGCATGATGATTCATTCACCCACATCCGGAAAAGCGATTGAAATCATCCGTCTCGAAGGCACAGTCTACGACAAAGAATTATGTGCCGTCCGCAGATTTACTCAGGAGGAAACTACATGA
- a CDS encoding dipeptide epimerase produces the protein MSVVASVETYRIAVPLKKPFKTALRTVEAAEAVIVHLATQDGRSGFGEAPPTHVITGDTLDAIEQAIQLIGTGLIGMDLRRRDQLFDKLHKTLVGNTSAKAAVDMALYDLIAQQAGMSLTQFLGGYRESIETDYTVSVNAPEEMAEDAAHYEQQGFTVLKVKVGIDQAENDFKRIQAIRKRVGDKVTLRLDANQGWDPKSAVRIITRMEDAGFNIELIEQPVLANDIEGLKFVTDRTLTPIMADESVFSPVDARRVLELRAADLINIKLMKAGGIHQALKINVLAEAFGVRCMTGSMIESKLGLTAAAHFAASQPNVTRFDFDAPLMLKEDLLPGGIQYSGKAIHFSDEPGLGIDAEQFLETLRERRG, from the coding sequence ATGTCCGTTGTAGCGTCTGTCGAGACCTACCGGATAGCGGTTCCTTTAAAAAAGCCGTTCAAGACTGCGCTCCGGACAGTAGAAGCAGCTGAGGCGGTCATCGTTCATCTCGCGACACAAGATGGACGCTCCGGTTTTGGGGAGGCACCGCCGACACACGTTATTACGGGCGATACGCTGGATGCCATCGAACAGGCAATCCAATTGATTGGCACAGGATTGATCGGGATGGACTTGCGGCGCCGTGACCAGCTTTTTGACAAGCTCCATAAAACGCTGGTCGGCAACACGAGCGCCAAAGCCGCTGTCGATATGGCGCTCTATGATTTGATTGCCCAACAGGCGGGTATGTCCTTGACCCAGTTTCTTGGCGGTTACCGGGAATCGATCGAGACCGATTACACGGTGTCGGTCAATGCGCCGGAAGAAATGGCCGAAGATGCGGCACACTATGAGCAGCAGGGCTTTACGGTCTTGAAGGTGAAAGTCGGAATCGACCAGGCGGAGAATGATTTCAAAAGAATCCAAGCGATCCGCAAGCGAGTTGGCGACAAAGTTACGTTACGTTTAGATGCCAACCAAGGATGGGACCCAAAATCGGCGGTGCGCATCATTACTCGGATGGAAGATGCCGGATTCAATATCGAATTGATCGAGCAGCCGGTGCTGGCCAATGATATTGAAGGCTTGAAATTCGTCACCGATCGCACCTTAACGCCAATCATGGCGGACGAGAGCGTGTTTTCACCAGTTGATGCAAGACGCGTTTTAGAATTGCGCGCAGCTGACTTGATTAATATTAAATTGATGAAAGCGGGCGGCATCCACCAAGCTTTGAAAATCAATGTGCTTGCTGAGGCTTTTGGCGTGCGGTGCATGACCGGCAGCATGATTGAATCGAAACTCGGCTTGACGGCAGCTGCTCATTTCGCAGCGAGCCAGCCGAATGTCACGCGTTTTGACTTTGATGCGCCGCTCATGCTGAAAGAGGATCTATTGCCGGGTGGCATCCAATATAGTGGCAAAGCTATCCACTTTTCAGATGAGCCAGGACTTGGCATCGATGCGGAGCAGTTCCTGGAAACTTTACGCGAACGGAGAGGATAA
- a CDS encoding ABC transporter ATP-binding protein: MTGKQIAEELARTRLEDGMDIDAVDHSGQRGKIVKPKKRKTVTDERILSVQDLHVTFNTYGGTVQAVRGVNFDLYKGETLAIVGESGCGKSVTSNAIMGLIQQPPGKISSKGVHFKTQDLTKLSKKEMRKIQGVDISMIFQDPMTALNPTLTIGEQLTEGVKQHKNLSKAEAKERAIDMLKLVGIPNPDERLKQYPHQFSGGMRQRIVIAIALICEPELLIADEPTTALDVTIQAQILELFEEIQAKTGVSIILITHDLGVVAKIADRIAVMYAGKVIETGDKREIFYNPQHPYTKGLLTSVPRLDLAGGELKPIDGTPPDLFAPPSGCAFAARCPFSMDVCTNVYPEVTTLSETHKVDCWLQDPRAQKLIDEQAFAR; this comes from the coding sequence ATGACAGGAAAGCAGATAGCTGAAGAATTGGCGCGCACCCGTTTAGAAGATGGGATGGATATCGATGCAGTCGATCACTCGGGTCAACGCGGAAAGATAGTCAAACCGAAAAAACGCAAGACTGTCACGGACGAACGTATCTTGTCCGTGCAGGATTTGCATGTGACTTTCAATACATATGGCGGAACCGTACAAGCCGTGCGCGGCGTCAATTTCGACTTGTATAAAGGAGAGACCTTAGCAATCGTCGGGGAGTCGGGGTGTGGAAAATCAGTGACTTCCAATGCCATCATGGGCTTGATTCAGCAGCCACCGGGCAAAATCAGTTCCAAAGGCGTTCATTTCAAAACACAGGATCTCACCAAATTATCGAAGAAAGAAATGCGCAAAATACAGGGCGTCGACATCTCGATGATTTTCCAGGATCCGATGACTGCGCTCAATCCGACCTTAACAATTGGTGAACAATTGACGGAAGGTGTCAAACAGCACAAGAACTTGAGCAAAGCAGAAGCGAAAGAGCGGGCGATCGACATGCTCAAGCTGGTCGGCATTCCGAATCCGGATGAACGGCTCAAGCAATACCCTCACCAATTCTCAGGAGGCATGAGGCAGCGCATCGTCATTGCGATTGCTTTGATCTGCGAACCGGAACTCTTGATTGCCGATGAGCCAACAACAGCGCTTGATGTGACGATCCAAGCGCAGATTCTGGAACTATTCGAAGAAATTCAAGCAAAAACCGGCGTGTCGATTATCTTGATCACACACGACCTCGGTGTGGTTGCCAAAATCGCGGATCGCATCGCAGTCATGTACGCCGGGAAAGTCATTGAGACTGGCGACAAGCGTGAGATTTTCTACAACCCGCAGCATCCATACACCAAGGGCTTATTGACGTCCGTGCCAAGGCTCGACCTCGCGGGTGGGGAGCTGAAACCGATCGACGGCACGCCGCCCGATCTATTCGCACCGCCAAGTGGCTGCGCATTCGCTGCCCGCTGCCCTTTTTCGATGGATGTCTGCACGAATGTTTATCCGGAAGTGACGACCTTGTCAGAAACGCATAAAGTGGATTGCTGGCTGCAAGATCCAAGGGCTCAAAAATTGATCGATGAACAGGCTTTTGCAAGATAA
- a CDS encoding ABC transporter permease, which produces MTQVRNDWFRPSDNHTDEKEAVVRPSLSYWKDAWRRLKQNKLAMLGLIFLALLAVMAIFGPVFSPHSVTTQDLPNQNQSPSATHWFGTDEAGRDVFTRTWYGARISLFVGLMAALIDFVIGIVYGGIAGYKGGKIDAVMMRIIEILYGLPYLLVVILLLVVMGPSLWTIILALTITGWVGMARIVRGQVLQVKNYEFVTASKSFGAKTPRIIRKNLIPNSMGPIIVQMTLTVPSAIFAEAFLSFLGLGIQAPFASWGVMANDALPVIITGDWWRLFFPALFISLTMFAFNVLGDGLQDALDPKMRK; this is translated from the coding sequence ATGACGCAGGTTCGTAATGATTGGTTCCGTCCATCTGACAACCATACAGATGAAAAAGAAGCCGTCGTGCGCCCGTCGCTTTCCTATTGGAAAGACGCCTGGCGCAGGCTGAAGCAAAACAAACTGGCGATGCTCGGACTGATTTTCCTGGCACTGCTCGCTGTAATGGCGATATTCGGCCCTGTATTTTCACCGCATTCCGTCACAACACAAGATTTGCCGAATCAAAACCAGTCGCCGAGCGCGACCCATTGGTTTGGGACGGATGAAGCAGGACGTGACGTTTTTACCCGCACTTGGTACGGGGCACGCATTTCACTATTCGTCGGCTTGATGGCCGCGTTGATCGATTTTGTTATCGGCATCGTTTACGGCGGCATTGCCGGCTATAAAGGCGGAAAAATCGATGCTGTTATGATGCGCATCATCGAAATCCTTTATGGCTTACCGTATTTGCTGGTCGTTATCTTATTGCTCGTCGTCATGGGACCGTCTTTATGGACCATCATTCTGGCACTCACCATCACGGGCTGGGTCGGCATGGCGCGTATTGTCAGGGGACAAGTGTTGCAAGTGAAAAACTATGAATTCGTCACGGCATCGAAATCATTTGGAGCAAAGACACCGCGCATCATTCGCAAAAACTTGATCCCAAACTCAATGGGGCCAATCATCGTTCAAATGACTTTAACGGTGCCGAGTGCGATTTTCGCTGAAGCATTCTTGAGCTTCCTCGGTCTCGGGATTCAGGCGCCGTTTGCGAGTTGGGGCGTCATGGCGAACGATGCTTTGCCAGTCATCATTACCGGCGATTGGTGGCGCTTGTTCTTCCCGGCATTATTTATTTCATTGACGATGTTCGCATTTAACGTACTTGGAGACGGGCTGCAAGATGCACTCGATCCAAAGATGAGGAAGTGA
- a CDS encoding DUF2187 family protein, whose product MAFQPHEKEVSEFVAARKIGEWISFNRNGVDVNGTIFKIMDNSVIVEISPEDAKEIGAASNMTVISHKKYKIVADQ is encoded by the coding sequence ATGGCATTTCAACCCCATGAAAAAGAAGTATCTGAATTTGTAGCGGCCCGTAAAATCGGCGAATGGATCTCATTCAACCGCAATGGCGTGGACGTTAACGGAACCATCTTCAAAATTATGGACAATTCGGTGATCGTCGAGATTTCACCAGAAGACGCCAAGGAAATCGGCGCTGCTTCCAACATGACCGTAATTTCACATAAGAAATACAAGATTGTCGCAGATCAATAA
- a CDS encoding S66 peptidase family protein gives MRTMPKRLQKGDTVGIISPSSPPNLENLKKALPFLEEMGLNVKMGKSVEAKNGYLAGSDDERLADLHAMFEDPEVKAIICAGGGYGAARYADRIDYAMIKENPKIFWGYSDVTFLHNAIGMYAELVTFHGPMLASDVGKPEFHERSGRMFGQMFQPFELHYDETISELETLSGGMADGELVGGNLSLIRGTLGTKFEIDTKEKILLIEDTGEEPYQVDEMLNQLKMARKFEQVAGIVIGDFKNAEPKKPEQSWTLDQVLNDYFSDMDIPVVKGFKIGHCEPNFSLPLGVKARLDADAKTLTILPGVE, from the coding sequence ATGCGCACAATGCCAAAACGATTGCAAAAAGGGGATACGGTGGGGATCATTTCTCCATCCAGCCCGCCGAACTTAGAGAATTTGAAAAAAGCTTTGCCATTTTTAGAAGAAATGGGATTGAACGTGAAAATGGGCAAATCCGTCGAAGCGAAAAATGGTTATTTAGCTGGAAGCGATGACGAGCGGTTAGCGGATTTACACGCCATGTTCGAAGACCCAGAAGTAAAAGCCATTATCTGTGCTGGCGGGGGATACGGAGCGGCTCGCTACGCAGACCGAATCGACTACGCCATGATCAAAGAAAACCCGAAGATTTTCTGGGGTTATTCAGATGTGACGTTCTTACATAATGCCATCGGAATGTATGCAGAACTGGTGACGTTCCACGGGCCGATGTTGGCGTCAGACGTTGGAAAGCCAGAATTTCACGAGCGCAGCGGCCGCATGTTCGGACAAATGTTTCAGCCTTTCGAACTGCATTACGATGAAACCATCTCTGAACTGGAAACTTTATCGGGCGGCATGGCTGATGGTGAACTAGTCGGGGGCAATTTATCCTTGATTCGCGGGACTCTTGGGACGAAATTCGAAATCGACACGAAAGAAAAGATCTTATTAATTGAAGATACGGGAGAAGAGCCATACCAAGTTGATGAAATGCTAAACCAGCTTAAAATGGCGCGCAAGTTCGAACAAGTGGCTGGGATTGTCATCGGCGATTTTAAAAACGCCGAGCCGAAAAAGCCTGAGCAATCGTGGACGCTCGACCAAGTATTGAATGATTATTTTAGCGACATGGACATTCCAGTCGTCAAAGGCTTTAAGATCGGCCATTGCGAACCGAATTTCTCTCTGCCGCTTGGCGTAAAAGCGCGGCTCGATGCCGATGCGAAAACTTTGACCATCCTGCCGGGGGTCGAGTGA
- a CDS encoding YhdT family protein, translated as MKETDWRFRIAHREAWIGLGLALFNFVWWFAFAYGLGSRPVEEYTYILGLPDWFFYSCIVGFLVMVVLVTVIVKFFFVDVPFDEEQEEHR; from the coding sequence ATGAAAGAAACAGATTGGCGCTTTCGTATCGCGCACCGGGAAGCTTGGATTGGCCTCGGCCTTGCGCTCTTCAACTTCGTCTGGTGGTTTGCTTTCGCCTACGGGCTAGGCAGTCGGCCAGTCGAAGAATATACGTACATACTCGGATTACCTGATTGGTTTTTCTATAGCTGCATCGTCGGCTTCCTGGTCATGGTTGTACTCGTCACAGTTATCGTCAAATTCTTCTTTGTCGATGTGCCGTTTGACGAAGAACAGGAGGAACACCGATGA
- a CDS encoding peptide ABC transporter substrate-binding protein: protein MKKWLVLFLMAMFVFVLAACTASEDAGSDSGEEGTADSGGEKTLFMNNGEEPTSFDPSIGFNAVSWGALNNLMEGLTRLDESSQPVEATAESIDVSEDGLTYTFNIREEANWSNGEPVTAGDFVFAWQHMLDPETASPAAFLAYFIEGAEAYNNGEGAVEDVAISAEDDKTFVVKLTEPTEAFLNIITNPSFFPIHEATATENPDWHTEADSFVGNGPFNLASWSHDEDFVFEKNEEYWDAENVNLDKVHWAMVNDPNTEYQMYEAGELDVSSVPAEMSEQLQDSPELGTMDQAGTYFYRYNVEEEPFTNKKVRQAFAYAVNQDDIVQYVTKNGEKPAYGFVSYGFEGPNGQEFRDEAGELVKFDADKAKQLLEEGMEEEGWDELPPVTISYSTSESHQNIAETLQDQFKTALDVDVELQNVEASVFLTEQKEFKYQLSRSSFIHDYADPVNALESFITDSSMNRTQWSNEEFDQLIAEAKAETDSAARWETLIEAEKILMDEMPIFPIHFYNQVQLQKEGIEGILRHPVGYIDLKTADKN, encoded by the coding sequence ATGAAGAAATGGCTCGTATTATTTCTGATGGCAATGTTCGTATTCGTTCTCGCCGCTTGTACAGCGAGCGAAGACGCGGGCAGTGATTCAGGCGAAGAAGGCACCGCAGATTCCGGCGGAGAGAAAACACTATTTATGAATAACGGTGAAGAACCGACTTCATTCGACCCATCGATCGGCTTTAACGCAGTATCATGGGGTGCTTTGAACAACTTAATGGAAGGTTTGACACGTCTTGATGAATCGTCTCAGCCAGTCGAAGCGACAGCTGAATCGATCGACGTCTCAGAAGACGGTTTGACCTACACGTTCAACATCCGTGAAGAGGCCAATTGGTCGAACGGCGAACCGGTCACAGCTGGCGATTTCGTATTCGCTTGGCAGCATATGCTGGACCCGGAAACAGCTTCTCCAGCCGCATTCCTTGCGTACTTCATTGAAGGCGCAGAAGCGTATAACAACGGAGAAGGCGCTGTAGAAGACGTGGCAATTTCTGCAGAAGACGACAAAACGTTTGTCGTGAAATTGACAGAGCCGACAGAAGCATTCTTGAACATCATCACCAACCCAAGCTTCTTCCCGATCCACGAAGCGACCGCTACGGAAAATCCGGACTGGCATACAGAAGCGGACAGCTTTGTCGGAAACGGGCCGTTCAACTTGGCTTCTTGGAGCCATGACGAAGATTTCGTTTTTGAGAAGAACGAAGAGTATTGGGACGCGGAAAACGTAAACTTGGATAAAGTCCACTGGGCAATGGTCAACGATCCGAACACAGAATACCAAATGTACGAAGCGGGCGAACTGGACGTATCGAGTGTACCAGCTGAAATGTCCGAGCAATTGCAGGATTCCCCTGAACTTGGCACGATGGACCAGGCAGGTACGTATTTCTATCGCTATAATGTAGAAGAAGAACCATTCACGAATAAAAAAGTCCGCCAAGCATTCGCTTACGCGGTGAACCAGGATGATATCGTCCAATACGTCACGAAAAACGGTGAAAAACCGGCGTACGGCTTTGTTTCTTACGGATTTGAAGGACCGAACGGCCAGGAATTCCGCGACGAAGCGGGCGAATTGGTGAAATTCGACGCTGACAAAGCGAAGCAATTGCTTGAAGAAGGTATGGAAGAAGAAGGCTGGGATGAACTGCCGCCAGTGACGATTTCCTACTCGACGAGCGAATCTCATCAAAACATTGCTGAAACATTGCAAGACCAGTTCAAGACTGCTTTGGATGTAGACGTTGAACTTCAAAACGTCGAGGCAAGCGTCTTCTTGACCGAGCAAAAAGAATTCAAATACCAATTGTCGCGCAGCTCATTCATCCATGACTACGCAGATCCAGTCAACGCGCTGGAAAGCTTCATCACTGACTCTTCCATGAACCGCACACAATGGTCCAACGAAGAATTCGACCAACTCATCGCAGAAGCGAAAGCAGAAACAGACTCTGCCGCACGCTGGGAAACATTGATCGAAGCAGAAAAAATCCTGATGGACGAAATGCCGATCTTCCCGATTCATTTCTATAACCAAGTCCAGCTGCAAAAAGAAGGCATCGAAGGCATCCTCCGCCATCCGGTAGGGTACATCGACCTTAAGACAGCGGATAAAAACTAA